The following coding sequences are from one Pigmentibacter sp. JX0631 window:
- a CDS encoding response regulator: MVSKVFPISRWLVVDDTPEDADDIVLAIEGLGGKADTADSIKAAEKLLRKNIYDVCVVDCFYKGTNKWGIDLLPDLRSTLPGLPVIMISNSDDLDLPARVIRAGADMFCPKLKDSFSLTKTLGAAALQATIIRKLKIMEFDSRFSKEIYLQKQTSDAFEHSMRRKEERLLICGAPGTGKTIACQLFAHQYLKQNYGSLSRNIVYHDCASKSDDVNSTMLFGDAKMIGNTLQLSLFERAVGGVLVLDNLHALSEENQNKLKSIFDSEFVPSVLGEGNLSISLIKFVGTYCTDYQKKIVPGFLEAYAHREIDLPSISDLNQELSKVIQFIFENLSQSSEDLKISASTEVIGKILDLAANHSFPANFRTLHQIIENALSRALADQRSQIYPSDIEIIGSMRSSHQESVTNTAGTVKNYGDVLEGRFGEALLKFIAAGENFDEAKDVLRKIMINVASKKYGGNKSKIASALGISRQSLYDHEESE, from the coding sequence ATGGTTTCAAAAGTTTTTCCAATATCTCGTTGGTTAGTTGTTGATGATACCCCTGAAGATGCGGATGATATCGTTTTAGCTATTGAAGGACTTGGTGGCAAAGCTGATACCGCTGACAGTATAAAAGCAGCCGAGAAATTGTTACGTAAAAATATCTATGATGTTTGTGTAGTTGATTGTTTTTATAAAGGAACAAATAAGTGGGGAATTGATCTTTTGCCTGACTTGCGCTCAACTTTACCAGGCCTTCCAGTTATAATGATTTCTAATTCAGATGATCTCGACTTACCTGCAAGGGTTATTAGGGCTGGAGCAGATATGTTCTGTCCTAAACTAAAAGATTCTTTTTCTTTGACAAAAACATTAGGGGCAGCTGCTTTACAAGCTACAATAATTCGTAAATTAAAAATAATGGAATTTGATTCAAGATTTTCGAAAGAAATTTATTTGCAAAAACAAACATCAGACGCTTTTGAACATTCTATGCGCAGAAAAGAAGAAAGACTTCTTATCTGTGGTGCTCCTGGAACAGGAAAAACGATAGCTTGTCAACTATTTGCGCATCAATATTTAAAACAAAATTATGGGAGTTTATCCAGAAATATTGTTTACCATGATTGTGCATCAAAATCAGATGATGTGAATTCCACTATGCTTTTTGGCGATGCAAAGATGATAGGCAACACTTTACAGTTAAGTTTATTTGAAAGAGCTGTTGGAGGAGTTCTTGTTTTAGATAATTTACATGCTTTGTCTGAAGAAAATCAAAATAAATTAAAAAGTATTTTTGACTCTGAATTTGTGCCTTCTGTATTAGGTGAAGGTAATTTATCTATTAGTCTTATAAAATTTGTAGGTACCTATTGCACTGATTATCAGAAAAAAATTGTACCTGGTTTTTTAGAAGCATATGCACACAGAGAAATTGATCTGCCATCAATTTCTGATTTAAATCAGGAATTATCTAAAGTTATTCAATTCATTTTTGAAAATCTATCACAATCTAGTGAAGACCTTAAAATTTCTGCTAGCACAGAAGTTATTGGGAAAATTTTAGATTTAGCTGCCAATCATTCTTTTCCTGCTAATTTTAGAACTCTGCATCAAATTATTGAAAATGCTTTATCAAGAGCGTTGGCGGATCAGCGAAGTCAAATTTATCCCTCAGATATTGAAATTATAGGTAGCATGCGATCTTCACATCAAGAATCTGTAACAAATACAGCCGGGACAGTAAAAAATTACGGAGATGTATTGGAAGGAAGATTCGGAGAAGCTTTACTAAAATTTATTGCTGCGGGCGAAAATTTTGATGAAGCTAAAGATGTTTTACGAAAAATTATGATCAATGTAGCTTCAAAGAAGTATGGCGGAAATAAATCTAAGATTGCTTCTGCATTAGGCATTTCCCGGCAAAGTCTTTATGATCATGAAGAATCCGAATAA
- a CDS encoding DUF4442 domain-containing protein: MRKFIPQLSSPSAMIQVGWTKLKNIPGGNIIFSSLVSKYIPYTGSISPLVLSIESGQARVLLKDKRAVRNHLNCIHAIALANVGEFSTGLCLISQLPESAMAILTKIEIEYLKKARGDLVSEAIYQYQNAQQENEDHRITANILNTNNEIVSKVHATWRVRRK; this comes from the coding sequence ATGAGAAAATTTATTCCGCAGTTGTCATCACCAAGTGCTATGATCCAAGTTGGTTGGACTAAATTAAAAAATATTCCAGGAGGAAATATTATTTTTTCTTCTCTGGTTTCAAAATATATTCCCTATACGGGATCAATTTCTCCTTTAGTTTTAAGTATAGAAAGCGGTCAAGCTAGAGTATTGCTAAAAGACAAGCGGGCTGTTAGAAATCACTTAAACTGCATTCACGCAATTGCTTTAGCTAATGTGGGAGAGTTTTCGACAGGATTATGTCTTATTTCGCAATTGCCAGAATCAGCAATGGCAATTCTTACAAAAATAGAAATTGAATATTTGAAAAAAGCACGCGGAGATTTAGTATCTGAAGCAATTTATCAATATCAAAATGCCCAACAAGAAAATGAAGATCATAGAATAACTGCAAACATTTTAAATACTAATAATGAAATAGTGAGTAAAGTACATGCTACATGGCGAGTCAGAAGAAAATAA
- a CDS encoding nitronate monooxygenase, translating into MNYETQFTKQVGIQYPIICGAMYPCSNPELIAAVSEAGGIGIVQPLSLVFVHKHEFREGLRLIKKLTKKPFGMNIITEKSSKIYENRMKKYLEIALEEGVRFFVTSLGNPKWVVEQSKSVNGIVYHDVTSKKWAEKALQSGVHGLICVNNRAGGHAGELSAEQIIKDLKEFNVPIICAGGVGDKISFNEALQLGYAGVQMGTRFIATTECKAHEDYKQAIVKASSKDIVLTDKISGVPVSVIKTEYIERIGTKANPLARYFLRHHKFKHWMRMYYTIQAAWKLKRASLEGAGYKDYWQAGKSVDGCNAILSSKEVIQNMVSV; encoded by the coding sequence ATGAATTATGAAACTCAATTTACAAAACAAGTTGGTATCCAATACCCTATTATCTGCGGAGCTATGTATCCTTGTAGCAATCCAGAGCTAATTGCCGCTGTTTCAGAAGCTGGTGGTATTGGTATAGTACAGCCATTATCGCTAGTTTTTGTGCATAAGCACGAATTTAGAGAGGGGCTTAGGTTAATTAAAAAATTAACAAAGAAACCATTTGGTATGAATATTATTACTGAAAAATCATCAAAAATATATGAAAATAGAATGAAAAAATACTTAGAAATTGCTCTGGAAGAAGGAGTGCGTTTTTTTGTTACTTCTCTAGGAAATCCAAAATGGGTGGTTGAGCAAAGTAAATCTGTAAATGGTATTGTTTATCATGATGTAACTAGCAAAAAATGGGCTGAAAAAGCATTACAATCAGGAGTACATGGACTCATCTGTGTAAATAACAGAGCCGGCGGGCATGCTGGTGAATTATCAGCAGAGCAAATTATAAAAGACTTAAAAGAATTCAATGTTCCCATAATATGTGCTGGTGGTGTAGGTGATAAAATAAGTTTTAATGAAGCGCTGCAATTAGGCTATGCTGGAGTGCAAATGGGAACGCGTTTTATTGCAACCACAGAATGCAAAGCGCATGAAGATTATAAACAGGCTATAGTTAAAGCATCATCTAAAGATATAGTATTAACTGATAAAATTTCAGGTGTTCCAGTTTCAGTAATCAAAACAGAATATATTGAGAGAATAGGAACAAAAGCGAATCCTCTTGCAAGATACTTCTTAAGGCATCACAAATTTAAACACTGGATGAGAATGTATTACACTATACAAGCTGCATGGAAGCTTAAGCGAGCATCATTGGAAGGGGCTGGTTATAAAGATTACTGGCAGGCTGGAAAAAGCGTAGATGGTTGCAATGCAATTCTCAGTTCTAAGGAAGTGATTCAAAATATGGTTTCAGTTTAA